A single Chiroxiphia lanceolata isolate bChiLan1 chromosome 25, bChiLan1.pri, whole genome shotgun sequence DNA region contains:
- the IL10 gene encoding interleukin-10 has product MRTCSSCKAMPILLLLLLAAGARCQPSCLHFPQLLPAKLRELRVKFEEIKDYFQSKDDDLSIQLLSSDLLDEFKGTLGCQSVSEMMGFYMEEVLPSAMRTSAHHQQSVGDLGNLLLSLRTMMRRCHRFFTCEERSKSMKHIKDTFSKMNQNGIYKAMGEFDIFINYIEKYLTMKRRN; this is encoded by the exons ATGagaacctgctccagctgcaaagCCAtgcccatcctgctcctgctgctcctggctgccGGCGCCCGCTGccagccctcctgcctgcacttcccccagctcctgcctgcaaaGCTCAGAGAGCTGAGAGTCAAGTTTGAGGAAATCAAGGATTATTTT CAATCAAAAGATGACGACCTCAGCATCCAGCTGCTCAGCTCCGACCTGCTGGATGAATTCAAG GGGACCTTGGGCTGCCAGTCGGTGTCGGAGATGATGGGGTTCTACATGGAGGAGGTGCTGCCCAGCGCCATGAGGACCAGCGCGCACCACCAGCAGAGCGTGGGCGACCTGGGCAACCTGCTGCTGAGCCTGAGGACGATGATGAGGCGCTGT CACAGATTCTTCACGTGCGAGGAGAGGAGCAAAAGCATGAAGCACATAAAGGACACGTTCAGCAAG ATGAACCAGAACGGGATCTACAAGGCCATGGGAGAGTTTGACATTTTCATCAACTACATCGAAAAATACCTGACAATGAAGAGAAGGAACTGA